The following coding sequences are from one Diabrotica virgifera virgifera chromosome 2, PGI_DIABVI_V3a window:
- the LOC126880813 gene encoding putative uncharacterized protein DDB_G0282499 gives MNYLKTQQNNKPFLPKQKSANTNQTFFDNNPNPTRNVFQPNSNSYPRQPNFNSYQRQPNFNSNPRQNFSQTNSNLTSRNNAHQNTHFATRPNANATPNYNFNYFRNNPQNINNFNRQIRNPQPERYHVTPMTDVQTLATRNERMDLDASTIRRTHHFNINANSDENFEYTPEYFEVYDNDYPQELIEETSQDFLEDPTDEDPPPISI, from the coding sequence atgaattatttaaagacGCAACAAAATAATAAACCATTTTTACCAAAACAGAAATCTGCTAATACAAATCAGACATTTTTTGATAATAACCCAAATCCTACAAGAAATGTTTTTCAACCAAACTCTAACTCTTATCCGAGACAACCAAACTTCAACTCTTATCAGAGACAACCAAACTTCAACTCTAATCCGAGACAAAACTTTTCTCAAACCAATTCTAACTTAACGTCAAGAAACAATGCCCATCAGAACACACATTTTGCTACTAGACCAAACGCCAATGCAACTcctaattataattttaattattttagaaATAATCCACAAAATATTAACAATTTCAATAGACAAATCCGAAATCCCCAACCTGAAAGATATCATGTTACCCCAATGACCGATGTACAAACTCTCGCCACAAGAAATGAACGCATGGATTTGGATGCGTCCACTATTAGACGTACGCATCATTTTAATATTAACGCAAACTCAGATGAAAATTTCGAATACACCCCTGAATATTTCGAAGTTTATGACAATGACTATCCCCAAGAATTAATTGAAGAAACTTCTCAGGATTTTCTCGAGGATCCAACAGACGAAGATCCTCCACCAATATCGATCTAA